CAATTATTCTCTCCTGTACCAAGATTTGATGTTTTAGGTTGCATGCAATCTAATTATTTTAAACTTTGATTTCAGTCTCCACATACTATGTGGCAGGGCAATATAAAATGTTGCAAGATATTCATCTTATAATTTTTCTATCCTAACAAATATATTGCAAGACATTGATGGGTTAAACATTTTGGAGACCGTTTTCCACAATGTAACTTATTGTTACTTGAGAGTAAACTCTTTGCATGGAAAGCTTGTTAATAGCATGATCTATGCTGTTAAATCCATTTTATTGTTTGGGGCATCCTTGACATGATTTTGCATGTACAGATTATCGCTCTTCGAAGAGCAAAGAGGAGGAATATGGAGAGGCTTGTGCTAGCATGTGGAGGTGAAGCTGTCAATTCAGTTGATGACTTGACTGAAGATTGTCTTGGCTGGGCTGGTCTTGTCTATGAGCATGTTCTTGGAGAAGAAAAGTACACATTTGTGGAGAATGTAAAAAACCCTCTCTCTTGTACTATACTGATTAAAGGTTAGTTTATTGTTGAGAAACAGTATTGCCTTTTCTGATACCCTTATTTAGCTGTGCACTGAATGTAAATTTAACATATCCAGGACCTAATGACCATACCATCGCACAAATCAAGGATGCTGTCCGTGATGGTCTAAGATCTGTTAAGAATACAGTTGAGGATGAAGCAGTTGTGCTGGTAAGATTTGTGTTTTTCTCCATTGTGAAGGATAGGAGGCATTAGTTAAACATATCTGGGTTTGGTTTTATGTATTCTCCATTGTTGACTCTGAAAAAAATCAATTGCTAATTCTGGGTGTTATTGATAACTCAATACCCTTGTGCAAATGATGAGTTTGATTAAATTTGCAACCTGTGTGGTGTTCACTCCACAATTTTCCGGTGCACTTGCCTTGATTTACACATCCTGTTTACTATCGTGGGCAACCTGTATTGTTTCTTGTTTGATTCCCTCTGTTCTTAAATATGACACCATTGACTTTTTTCCATCAGTCCTGAGGTATAAGTATTTGTTTTGGATTCAATTGAGCACTCAGACCCTGGCTTCTGTAAAAGACAACTGTTTATCTTATCATTTTCATCACTTTTGTGCAAGTGTAGGGTGCTGGTGCTTTTGAGGTTGCTGCAAAGAAacatcttcttgacaatgtgaAGAAGACCGTCAAAGGAGTAAGTGCACTAAACCAACGATATGCTTTACAATTACTGCTGCAACATGAACTGCTGGGTTTTTTCCCAAGGAAAAAATGAACTGCTGGCTAATATCGTAATCTTGGCAACAGCGAGCACAACTTGGGGTGGAAGCGTTTGCGGAAGCTCTTCTTGTTATACCCAAGACCTTAGCAGAAAACTCTGGTCTAGATACCCAAGATGTCATTGTTTCCCTCCAGGTATGTGAACATATACTTTTATGTTGCCCCTATTTCTGTTAGACTTTTTCTAAGTTTTGAAGTCAGGAAGTTCTTGActgtttttgttatttttttaagaacGAGCACGACCGTGGATTGGTCGTGGGACTGAACCATCACTCAGGGGAACCAATTGATCCCCAAATGGAAGGCATCTTCGATAATTACTCTGTAAAGCGTCAAATCATAAACTCCGGGTATGTGATGCAGCTATCAGTTTTTGTGGCTATATGTTTTTATAGCCTATGCTGTCTAAACATCCTTAATGTTTTAGCAGCTAGCTAATGATTTCCCCCCTTTGCTGTAGACCCATCATTGCGTCTCAGTTGCTGCTGGTGGATGAAGTTATCAGGGCAGGCCGCAACATGAGGAAACCGACTTAGATACTGTCACCGCCTAGCTGAGATCATGAGATGTCATGGGTTTTGTTTGGCTATTGTACTCCCCccgttttttttgtttttgtgcttAGTCGTGACCTGAGTGATAGATACATTTGGGGCTCCAGTTAATCGCCCCTTTTCACGTAGCAGGTTGCACTTGTATTCTCTGTGACAAGTGTTGTTTTTTCTGTTTTCTTCCGTTCCTCAATCTTGGGATTACTGCGTGCTTATATTTCAACTTGGGATGTCATTGAGGCCTGCTGCACGGGAGAATTGTATGATTCGTTTTTTCTACTTGTATAGGCCGGTGGTAGGAATTTTTGAAGGTGGTTGTATCTCAATCATACGCTGATATTGCTAGCTTAGATGAACTTCATTTCATTATCACTCAGTTTTGTCGGTGTTACTGGACGGAGCCAATTGTTTACCATAAACTAGTGACCGAAAACGTGGCGCCTGGCTCAGCTTATCCGCAGGCAGCAACTCTACTCCCTACTGGAGGGTAAGTTAAAAAAAACGAGAGGGTAAGTTAAAAAAAAGCACTCCGGGAGGTCCTCTACTTCACTTCCTAGAAGCCTCTTCTGTGGAGGTCTTTAGGGAGTCCTCTGTCCTTGGGGATTATTATTGGAGTTGGAGACACTCCACCCTCTATTTTAGGGAGACCTCTAAAttccctcctccacctttcATTCCTGGGGTTTCTAGGATCCTCTATCCTTTGGGCTATTGTTGGAGTTAGAGACACTTTTACGATGTTAACAAAATGGAAAGGACAGAGAACCCACTTGATATTTGAGGCTGTCGCTGGAGTTCTCTAATGGAAAGGATATATTCTCTCCGGAAAGATGAGAGCAACTGACGTTTCTTCAGAATTACTCCAGGTGGTTACGGAAGGAAGGTTGAAAAGGCATTCGAGTATCCAACCAAGAGGCAACTGCAGGAGGAGCTATCACGTCCAGGCTGTTGAGTGTTGAGCCATGGCATCAGATTCTGCCTCGCCTCCTGCCGGCGCTGCAGTCTGATAGAGATTGCTCACACGCGGCTTCGTTCATATCATGGCGATTCGCACGCAAACTCTTCAGCAGGCGGCGGAAACGCTTTCCATCCCTTCTTCTCTCTCAGGTGACACAATTTCTATTTTTCCTTGGTAAATGTGAAAATTATATATGTTTCCCGCGGTCAAAGTTGAAAAGAATAGCCACTCTCTGTTCACCTATGGTCTCTGGGATCTAGTCATTTTCCACACAAAGGCGTGAATGCTATGCAGTTCGTTTCTAGTATGTTGTGTAGGCAACACAAGGTCACAAAGGCTTGCGCTTCCTCCTTCCGTTGAGTAGGTCAGCTGAATCGGCGGCCAGTTGCAGCGATGGGGATAGTGGCTTCCATGTGCATGGAACCCATCAAGCGCCGGCGAGTGGAGAAGGACCTCGACgacaaggtggcggcggcgctccgggagCGGGCCAGGTCCCGGCAGCGGACGTTCCGGTCGGTGAACAGCATCACCATGCGCCTGCCCCGCTTCAAGGACGGCCTCCGGGACATCAAGGACGTCTTCGACCAGTACGGTAATTGACGCCCCTCTTCTGAGCACGCCTGCATTTTTGCAACGCGGAGGTCTCAAGAGCTTGCGTTGCAGACGAGAACTCCGACGGCACTATCGACAACGAGGAGCTGCGGCGCTGCCTGGGCAAGCTCCAGGTCCAGATGTCCGACGAGGAGGCCGACGACGTGCACCGCTACTGCGACATCGACCGCCGGAACGGCATCCAGTTCCAGGAGTTCGTCGTCCTCCTCTGCCTCATGTACCTGCTCTTCGGCCCCGACGTCACGCGACGCGTACGTGCTCTTCCTTCTTGTTCCTTTTTCTCTACAATTTCCATGGCGATCGATGAGGACTAGCTCATCGTGCGTCCTCAATGGTGGAAGGTCTTCAGGTCTCCGAGTTCGAGTCGGCGAAGCTCAACTACGTCTTCGACGAGCTCATCGACGCTTTCCTCTTCTTCGACAAGGACGGCGACGGCAAGATGAAGAGGAAAGACGTCACCCAGAGGATGAACGAGGAGTCGCACCAGGAGAGGACACCCAGCCACATCACGGCGCAGCTATTCAGTACCACTCTCTACTCCAGCTGCCATTCATTtcatccctctctctctctgcttgCGTTTATTTTAATTTGCAGAGGAGATGGACATCGACAGGAACGGGAAGGTGAACCTCAAGGAGTTCCTCTACTCCATAATCAGATGGGCAGGCCACGAGACCGAAGACGACGCAAGCAACGAGGGCTCTCCCTAGCGTGTCTTCCTTTTCGCCTCCGTTTTAACCGATGACCATCCAATTGCAAGTCCAGCTAGGTTCAAAACCAAAGGGTGACTTGTGGTGGTGTTATCCTTTCCAGATCGGATGGTTCATGTACTGTTATATGCAATAAATACAAAAACACTCGGATTTTGGAGAAATTCATGTGTGGAAGAGAGAAGAACCACCCGAATAGGCTCTTAAAGTAAATACGTTAGCAGCAGTGCAAAGAGCCTAACCATGACTTAAATCAGGGGTTTATAGGATTCGATGACAAATGTTTGATTAAGAGAGCCCTATCTTTTCCAAGGGAAGAAAAAGCCACATTCATGCATCGTTAGCACTACACAAAAGTGCAAGTCCTTCAAGGAGACGACTAAACAAACTTCATTTCTCACCAAGTTGGTCACCACCTGTTTGAAGATGCATGTGAGTGGAAATATTATCACTTCTCAACCAAGGGATTGTCATGCGAGTCAAAATTTACAATCAATGCATATAAAAAGATAAATCTGTTCCCAGAGTAAAAAAGATTATCAGAGGAGTCAACTGGCGTACATAAAAGACAGGCAAAGCACTACAAAGATGCGTTGGAACAGACACGCTTAATGTGGGGAAATTAACTTGCCTGGACCAGCTTTGTCAAATTGAGGTAGAAAGGTCTCTTGCAGAAATAGGGTATTTACCTAAACAGTAAACTATATGTTAGAATCAGGTAGAAACTTCTTGCAGAAATAGGGTATTCACCTAAACAGTAAACTATTTGCTAGACGAATAATCTATGTCAATGTTATCCTATAAGCATTTTCTTTCTCAATTGTATATCCCAATCATAGAATTGAAGACGAACTATGTTTCCTCTCAGAAAAACTGGACCTTACCATGATCTGCATAGATTTGAACTAGAATCGCTAAGAACTCAACGAGTCCTATATAACAATTGAACTTCACTTGACTGCGCAAGAGTGCTAGG
This sequence is a window from Setaria italica strain Yugu1 chromosome III, Setaria_italica_v2.0, whole genome shotgun sequence. Protein-coding genes within it:
- the LOC101786939 gene encoding probable calcium-binding protein CML22 isoform X3, which produces MAIRTQTLQQAAETLSIPSSLSGQLNRRPVAAMGIVASMCMEPIKRRRVEKDLDDKVAAALRERARSRQRTFRSVNSITMRLPRFKDGLRDIKDVFDQYDENSDGTIDNEELRRCLGKLQVQMSDEEADDVHRYCDIDRRNGIQFQEFVVLLCLMYLLFGPDVTRRVSEFESAKLNYVFDELIDAFLFFDKDGDGKMKRKDVTQRMNEESHQERTPSHITAQLFKEMDIDRNGKVNLKEFLYSIIRWAGHETEDDASNEGSP
- the LOC101786939 gene encoding probable calcium-binding protein CML22 isoform X2, translating into MGIVASMCMEPIKRRRVEKDLDDKVAAALRERARSRQRTFRSVNSITMRLPRFKDGLRDIKDVFDQYDENSDGTIDNEELRRCLGKLQVQMSDEEADDVHRYCDIDRRNGIQFQEFVVLLCLMYLLFGPDVTRRVSEFESAKLNYVFDELIDAFLFFDKDGDGKMKRKDVTQRMNEESHQERTPSHITAQLFSTTLYSSCHSFHPSLSLLAFILICRGDGHRQEREGEPQGVPLLHNQMGRPRDRRRRKQRGLSLACLPFRLRFNR
- the LOC101786939 gene encoding probable calcium-binding protein CML22 isoform X1, with the protein product MAIRTQTLQQAAETLSIPSSLSGQLNRRPVAAMGIVASMCMEPIKRRRVEKDLDDKVAAALRERARSRQRTFRSVNSITMRLPRFKDGLRDIKDVFDQYDENSDGTIDNEELRRCLGKLQVQMSDEEADDVHRYCDIDRRNGIQFQEFVVLLCLMYLLFGPDVTRRVSEFESAKLNYVFDELIDAFLFFDKDGDGKMKRKDVTQRMNEESHQERTPSHITAQLFSTTLYSSCHSFHPSLSLLAFILICRGDGHRQEREGEPQGVPLLHNQMGRPRDRRRRKQRGLSLACLPFRLRFNR